The Acinonyx jubatus isolate Ajub_Pintada_27869175 chromosome D1, VMU_Ajub_asm_v1.0, whole genome shotgun sequence genome includes a window with the following:
- the ALDH3B2 gene encoding aldehyde dehydrogenase family 3 member B2 — protein MSGKESKGAAKDPGSEPTLGMDPFADTLRRLREAFSAGRTRPAEFRAAQLRGLGRFLQEHKQLLQEALAQDLHKAAFETDISELIMCQNEVDLALKNLPTWMKDEPVAKNLLTQMGSAFIRKEPFGLALIISPWNYPVNLTLVPLVGALAAGNCVVLKPSEISKSTEKVLAEVLPQYLDQSCFAVVLGGPQETGRLLEHKFDYIFFTGSPRVGRIIMSAAAKHLTPVTLELGGKNPCYVDDDCDPQTVANCVTWFRYFNTGQTCVAPDYVLCSPDTQERLLPTLQSAITHFYGEDPRSSPSLGRIINQKHFQRLRGLLGCGRVAIGGQSDESERYIAPTVLVDVEETEPVMQEEISGPILPFVNVRSLDEAIDFINRREKPLALYAFSNNKQVVNQILDRTSSGSFGGNEGFIYPTLTSLPLGGVGNSGMGRYHGKFSFDTFSHHRACLLSHPGLEKLNEIRYPPYTNSKEQLVGLGVPKLHPSVNTLCPSSALPPRSLCPAAARCSVWGSEGGDPVQECKDCLLGPLFQQTLGWAGPLGLWSTVFRAKVLACGLLIQLGYAW, from the exons ATGTCAGGCAAAGAGAGCAAAGGTGCAGCGAAGGATCCAGGGTCGGAGCCCACACTGGG GATGGACCCCTTCGCGGACACGCTGAGGCGGCTGCGGGAGGCGTTCAGCGCAGGGCGGACGCGGCCGGCCGAGTTCCGGGCGGCGCAGCTCAGGGGCCTGGGCCGCTTCCTGCAGGAACACAAGCAGCTTTTGCAGGAGGCGCTGGCGCAGGACCTGCacaag GCAGCTTTCGAGACAGACATATCCGAGCTCATCATGTGCCAGAACGAGGTCGACCTCGCGCTCAAGAACCTGCCCACCTGGATGAAGGACGAGCCTGTGGCCAAGAACCTG CTCACGCAGATGGGCTCTGCCTTCATCCGGAAGGAGCCCTTCGGCCTGGCGCTCATCATCAGCCCCTGGAACTATCCCGTGAACCTGACCCTGGTGCCCCTGGTGGGTGCCCTCGCCGCAG GGAACTGTGTGGTGCTGAAGCCGTCAGAAATAAGCAAGAGCACAGAGAAGGTCCTGGCTGAGGTCCTGCCCCAGTACCTGGACCAG AGCTGCTTTGCCGTGGTGCTGGGCGGGCCCCAGGAGACGGGGCGGCTGCTGGAGCACAAGTTCGACTACATCTTCTTCACGG GGAGCCCTCGGGTGGGCAGGATCATCATGTCTGCGGCCGCCAAGCACCTGACGCCCGTCACGCTGGAGCTGGGGGGCAAGAACCCCTGCTACGTGGACGACGACTGTGACCCCCAGACCGTGGCCAACTGCGTGACCTGGTTCCGCTACTTCAACACCGGCCAGACCTGCGTGGCCCCCGACTACGTCCTGTGCAGCCCTGACACGCAGGAGCGGCTGCTGCCCACCCTGCAGAGCGCCATCACCCACTTCTACGGCGAGGACCCCCGGAGCTCCCCGAGCCTGGGCCGCATCATCAACCAGAAGCACTTCCAGCGGCTCCGAGGCCTGCTGGGCTGTGGCCGCGTGGCCATTGGCGGCCAGAGCGACGAGAGCGAGCGCTACATCG CCCCCACAGTGCTGGTGGACGTGGAGGAGACGGAACCCGTGATGCAGGAGGAGATCTCCGGACCCATCCTGCCCTTCGTGAACGTGAGGAGCCTGGATGAGGCCATCGACTTCATCAACCGTCGGGAGAAGCCCCTGGCCCTGTACGCCTTCTCCAACAACAAACAG gtaGTGAACCAGATACTGGATCGGACCAGCAGCGGGAGTTTCGGAGGCAATGAGGGCTTCATCTACCCGACTCTGACGTCCCTGCCGCTGGGGGGAGTCG GGAACAGCGGGATGGGACGATACCACGGCAAGTTCTCCTTCGACACCTTCTCCCACCACCGCGCCTGTCTGCTCTCCCACCCCGGCCTGGAGAAGCTCAATGAAATCCGCTACCCTCCCTACACTAACAGCAAAGAGCAGCTGGTCGGCCTTGGGGTCCCAAAGCTGCACCCTTCTGTGAACACCCTGTGCCCCTCCAGTGCCCTACCCCCACGATCCCTCTGTCCTGCCGCTGCCAGGTGTTCAGTGTGGGGCTCGGAAGGAGGGGATCCTGTCCAGGAGTGCAAAGATTGTCTTCTTGGGCCTTTGTTTCAACAGACCCTTGGCTGGGCAGGACCTCTGGGCCTTTGGTCCACTGTTTTCAGGGCCAAAGTCCTTGCCTGTGGTCTCCTGATTCAGCTTGGCTATGCCTGGTGA